A portion of the Micromonospora vinacea genome contains these proteins:
- a CDS encoding low temperature requirement protein A — protein sequence MDQGGGTRGVRRSAPGSRATPLELFYDLVFVFAFLHVTTATAGNLTVRGLAQCLVLLALLWWCWSGFAVLGNLIRTDQGIVPAVGFVTIAAAFVLALSLPKAFVDRPGGLFGPLVFATCYFLVRVSESVIFLWIGRRNRDVRRRWQLLALPAFVATSLIVVAGLLPQRLFDGTAESVARLLCWLAALGVEYGAGLALRGTGWTVLSAGHWAERHGQIVLVALGEAIIALGFSPSATANLPLTWPVLFAAVLGIAVAAAMWWAYFDTLALGMEQTLHRTRDPDARATLARNAYSYLHLPVIAGVILFALGLKGLIHEGADPNTPSWGVPLPSFDLLALYGGVALYLLALIVLGRLMLGAPRWPTIGGILLLAALVPVAGSLPELIALGMLAVATMLAVAAQTVVDSRRRAGVRQMAFEEQLAAEEEHTRWRGHHL from the coding sequence GTGGACCAGGGTGGCGGGACACGCGGGGTCCGCCGCAGTGCGCCGGGCTCGCGGGCGACCCCGCTCGAACTCTTCTACGACCTGGTCTTCGTGTTCGCCTTCCTGCACGTCACCACGGCCACCGCGGGCAATTTGACTGTCCGGGGCCTGGCCCAGTGCCTGGTGCTGCTGGCCCTGCTCTGGTGGTGCTGGTCGGGGTTCGCCGTGCTGGGCAACCTGATCCGTACCGACCAGGGGATCGTCCCGGCGGTCGGCTTCGTCACCATCGCCGCCGCCTTCGTGCTGGCGCTGAGTCTGCCGAAGGCGTTCGTCGACCGTCCCGGTGGGCTGTTCGGTCCGCTGGTCTTCGCGACCTGCTACTTCCTGGTCCGGGTGAGCGAGAGTGTGATCTTCCTGTGGATCGGCCGACGGAACCGCGACGTGCGTCGACGCTGGCAACTGCTCGCCCTGCCGGCGTTCGTGGCCACGAGCCTCATCGTGGTTGCCGGGTTGCTGCCGCAGCGACTCTTCGACGGTACGGCCGAGTCGGTGGCCCGCCTGCTGTGCTGGCTCGCGGCCCTCGGCGTGGAGTACGGGGCCGGACTGGCGCTGCGGGGCACCGGGTGGACGGTGCTCTCCGCCGGGCACTGGGCGGAGCGGCACGGCCAGATCGTCCTGGTCGCCCTCGGCGAGGCGATCATCGCGCTCGGGTTCAGCCCCAGCGCCACCGCCAATCTGCCGCTGACCTGGCCGGTGCTCTTCGCCGCGGTTCTCGGCATCGCGGTGGCCGCCGCGATGTGGTGGGCGTACTTCGACACACTGGCGCTCGGCATGGAGCAGACCCTGCACCGCACCCGCGACCCGGACGCGCGCGCCACCCTGGCCCGGAACGCCTACAGCTACCTGCACCTGCCGGTCATCGCCGGCGTCATCCTGTTCGCGCTCGGACTCAAGGGGTTGATCCACGAAGGCGCCGATCCCAACACACCGAGCTGGGGCGTTCCGCTGCCGAGCTTCGACCTGCTGGCGCTCTACGGTGGGGTCGCGCTCTACCTGCTCGCGCTCATCGTGCTCGGCCGGCTGATGCTCGGCGCCCCCCGCTGGCCCACCATCGGCGGGATCCTGCTGCTGGCCGCGCTGGTGCCGGTTGCCGGGTCGCTGCCGGAGCTGATCGCGTTGGGCATGTTGGCAGTGGCCACGATGCTGGCCGTGGCCGCGCAGACGGTCGTCGACTCGCGGCGCCGGGCCGGGGTCCGGCAGATGGCGTTCGAGGAGCAACTCGCCGCGGAAGAGGAACACACGAGGTGGCGGGGTCACCACCTGTGA